In the Nicotiana tabacum cultivar K326 chromosome 16, ASM71507v2, whole genome shotgun sequence genome, one interval contains:
- the LOC107769757 gene encoding F-box/kelch-repeat protein SKIP11-like — protein sequence MLEDRSCLVPRDFPRESNWAACMNYSLDRIEIQHGKRPLENNHENEVVQRKLPKRSVALNEEVVISLGDASVSPADEASNQRHAADNSESSSLILAIGRDNSISCLIHCSRSDYGAIASLNSSFHSLIRSGELYRLRRQHGVVEHWVYFSCQLLEWEAFDPSRRRWMHLPSMNPNECFVFSDKESLAVGTELLVFGKEILSHVIYRYSILTNTWSSGMQMNAPRCLFGSASLGEIAILTGGCDSQGNILSSAELYNSETGRWKTLPSMNKPRKMCSAVFMDRKFYVIGGIGGTESKLLTCGEEYDLETGKWTEIPSMSPVRAGEARDDNMPATSEAPPLVAVVNNELYAADYADMEVRKYDKQNKTWVTIGRLPERAGSMNGWGLAFRACGDRLIVIGGPRAMGEGIIEVNSWVPSEGPPQWNLLGRKRSGSFVYNCAVMGC from the coding sequence ATGTTGGAAGACAGGTCTTGTTTGGTACCGAGGGATTTTCCTAGAGAAAGCAACTGGGCAGCTTGCATGAATTACAGCCTTGATAGGATTGAAATTCAGCACGGTAAAAGGCCATTGGAAAATAATCACGAGAACGAAGTTGTGCAACGCAAGTTGCCAAAGCGATCTGTTGCTCTCAATGAAGAAGTGGTTATATCCTTAGGCGATGCTTCAGTATCACCAGCTGACGAAGCTAGTAATCAGCGTCATGCTGCAGATAATTCTGAATCAAGTTCTCTTATTCTTGCCATTGGCCGTGACAACTCCATTAGCTGTCTCATTCATTGCTCCAGGTCTGATTATGGAGCTATTGCATCTTTGAATAGTAGCTTTCACTCATTAATTAGGAGTGGGGAGCTTTATAGATTGCGGCGGCAACATGGTGTGGTTGAGCATTGGGTTTATTTTTCTTGCCAGCTACTGGAATGGGAAGCTTTTGACCCTAGTCGCCGTCGTTGGATGCATCTACCATCAATGAATCCCAATGAATGCTTTGTGTTCTCTGACAAGGAGTCTTTGGCAGTTGGCACAGAGCTTCTTGTGTTTGGAAAGGAGATCTTGTCACATGTCATTTATCGTTACAGTATACTGACAAACACTTGGTCATCCGGAATGCAGATGAACGCACCGAGGTGTTTGTTTGGATCTGCCAGCCTTGGGGAGATTGCCATTCTAACTGGTGGTTGTGACTCACAGGGCAATATCCTTAGCTCAGCAGAACTTTACAATTCAGAGACTGGAAGGTGGAAGACTCTACCGAGCATGAACAAGCCGCGTAAGATGTGTTCTGCAGTATTCATGGACAGAAAATTTTATGTAATTGGAGGCATTGGAGGAACTGAGTCAAAGCTATTGACCTGTGGAGAGGAGTATGACCTTGAAACAGGAAAATGGACTGAAATCCCGAGCATGTCTCCTGTCCGAGCTGGTGAAGCTAGGGATGATAATATGCCTGCTACATCTGAAGCACCTCCTTTGGTGGCAGTCGTAAATAATGAATTGTATGCTGCTGATTATGCTGACATGGAGGTGAGGAAGTACGACAAGCAAAATAAAACATGGGTTACCATAGGAAGATTGCCTGAAAGAGCAGGTTCTATGAATGGTTGGGGTTTGGCTTTTAGAGCTTGTGGTGATAGGCTAATTGTAATTGGAGGGCCTAGAGCCATGGGTGAAGGGATTATCGAAGTTAATTCGTGGGTTCCAAGTGAAGGACCGCCTCAGTGGAACTTGCTTGGGCGAAAGCGATCTGGTAGCTTTGTGTATAATTGTGCTGTCATGGGTTGCTGA